Proteins found in one Brachypodium distachyon strain Bd21 chromosome 5, Brachypodium_distachyon_v3.0, whole genome shotgun sequence genomic segment:
- the LOC100841707 gene encoding uncharacterized protein LOC100841707 yields MLALTAGQSSPPAGAVRKPRDPTPDHPPYSWMIGEAIAALGEDGGSAEAAISDFIRGRHPGVPAAHDKFLRHYLAKHVAEGLFVCVAPGRYACRPDETELALAEVPAEKPPSPATEAKRGRGRPRKDGSWPASPAGKEKVRSEPPPGTVAKRGRGRLRKDGSWPASPAGKEKVESEPPPATMVTPVAKRGRGRPRKDGSSPASAAGKEKVESELPPAAMVTPVAKRGRGRPRKDGSSPASAAGKEKVESELPPARGRSRFRALAAAAGVSGEALLLTDMEDGNEAPLSTAEPRELARSSAPSATLDDCGEAPSAKRPLVANEPAAFNTPESSTQLAKLVPVAADEGSAPALAADEEHGTEAPRSKYRRRRRSCSSAPAEATHGSAPASIADKAADKTLSATPKGRGRQHKSAPVTSAASDGTPNKARSVPVKPRCQPRKLFQLTAGEVPDPPSNEFVKIWMYLDVYRCIQILSKLRHSSLLDGGSRLFCVLALPAPTTVATK; encoded by the exons ATGCTGGCCCTCACAGCGGGGcagtcgtcgccgccggcgggcgccgtaCGGAAGCCTCGGGACCCCACGCCGGATCACCCACCGTATTCATGG ATGATCGGCGAGGCGATCGCGGCGCtgggcgaggacggcggctcGGCGGAGGCCGCCATCTCGGACTTCATCCGCGGCCGGCACCCCGgcgtccccgccgcccacGACAAGTTCCTCCGGCATTACCTCGCCAAGCACGTCGCCGAGGGCCTCTTCGTGTGCGTCGCGCCTGGTCGGTACGCCTGCCGCCCCGACGAGACCGAGCTCGCGCTTGCTGAGGTCCCGGCGGAGaagccgccgtcgccggcgacagAGGCGaagcgcggccgcggccggcctCGGAAGGATGGCTCGTGGCCAGCGTCGCCTGCTGGCAAGGAGAAGGTCCGGAGCGAGCCGCCACCGGGGACAGTGGCGAAgcgcgggcgcggtcggcTTCGGAAGGATGGCTCGTGGCCGGCGTCGCCTGCTGGCAAGGAGAAGGTCGAGAGCGAGCCGCcaccggcaacaatggtgACGCCGGTGGCAAAgcgcgggcgcggtcggcCTCGGAAGGATGGTTCGTCGCCGGCATCGGCTGCTGGCAAGGAGAAGGTCGAGAGCGAGCTGCCACCGGCAGCAATGGTGACGCCGGTGGCGAAgcgcgggcgcggtcggcCTCGGAAGGATGGTTCGTCGCCGGCATCGGCTGCTGGCAAGGAGAAGGTCGAGAGCGAGCTGCcaccg GCGCGTGGCCGGTCTCGCTTTCGCGcgctggccgcggccgccggcgtctcTGGCGAAGCGCTCCTCCTCACGGACATGGAAGACGGTAATGAGGCTCCTCTATCAACCGCTGAACCGCGCGAGCTGGCGCGCTCTAGCGCTCCATCCGCCACGCTGGATGATTGCGGCGAGGCTCCATCAGCCAAGCGGCCTCTCGTGGCCAATGAACCTGCCGCATTCA ATACGCCGGAGAGCAGCACCCAGCTTGCCAAACTGGTTCCCGTGGCAGCTGACGAAGGTTCTGCTCCGGCATTAGCCGCCGACGAAGAGCATGGTACTGAGGCTCCACGGTCAAAGTACAGGCGCCGTCGTCGGTCTTGCAGTTCCGCTCCTGCGGAAGCCACCCACGGCTCTGCCCCAGCCTCCATTGCAGACAAGGCCGCTGACAAGACTCTATCTGCTACACCCAAGGGCCGCGGCCGGCAGCATAAATCGGCACCGGTGACCTCTGCGGCCAGCGATGGTACACCCAACAAGGCTCGATCGGTACCAGTGAAGCCGCGCTGCCAGCCTCGCAAACTTTTTCAGCTGACTGCTGGTGAGGTTCCAGACCCTCCGTCCAAtgagtttgtcaaaatttggatgtatctagacgtatacagatgcattcaaattttgtcaaagttgagacattcttcgttgttggacggaggtagtaggtTATTCTGTGTGCTCGCGCTGCCTGCGCCAACCACCGTGGCGACAAAGTAG
- the LOC100828452 gene encoding glutamate dehydrogenase 2, mitochondrial produces MNALAATSRNFRQAARLLGLDSKLEKSLLIPFREIKVECTIPKDDGTLASFVGFRVQHDNARGPMKGGIRYHPEVDPDEVNALAQLMTWKTAVADLPYGGAKGGIGCSPSELSMSELERLTRVFTQKIHDLIGTHTDIPAPDMGTNAQTMAWIFDEYSKFHGHSPAVVTGKPIDLGGSLGRDAATGRGVTYATEALLAEYGKSISGSTVVIQGFGNVGSWAAQLIHARGGKVIAIGDVTGSIRNKAGIDIPALMKHRNEGGHLKDFHGAEVMDSSELLVHECDVLIPCALGGVLNRENAPDVKAKFIIEAANHPTDPEADEILTKKGVIVLPDIYANAGGVIVSYFEWVQNIQGFMWDEQKVNMELHKYMNSAFQHIKAMCRSHDCNLRMGAFTLGVNRVARATLLRGWEA; encoded by the exons atgaacgcgctcgccgccaccaGCCGCAACTTCCGGCAGGCCGCGAGGCTGCTCGGCCTCGACTCCAAGCTCGAGAAGAGCCTCCTGATCCCGTTCCGGGAGATCAAG GTGGAATGCACTATCCCCAAGGACGATGGCACCTTGGCGTCCTTCGTTGGGTTCCGCGTGCAGCATGACAATGCCCGCGGGCCGATGAAAGGTGGTATCCGCTACCACCCGGAG GTTGATCCTGATGAAGTAAATGCACTTGCTCAGTTGATGACATGGAAGACTGCCGTTGCAGATTTACCATATGGTGGAGCAAAAGGAGGAATTGGTTGTTCTCCTAGTGAACTAAGTATGAGCGAGTTGGAGCGCTTGACGCGTGTATTTACTCAGAAAATTCATGATCTTATTGGAACTCATACTGATATCCCTGCCCCAGACATGGGAACTAATGCACAG ACCATGGCATGGATTTTTGACGAGTACTCAAAATTCCATGGTCACTCCCCAGCGGTCGTCACAGGGAAGCCCATA GATCTTGGTGGATCATTAGGTAGGGATGCTGCCACTGGACGTGGTGTGACGTATGCAACTGAGGCTCTTCTTGCTGAATACGGGAAGTCTATTTCTGGATCAACTGTTGTTATTCAG GGATTCGGTAATGTTGGTTCATGGGCTGCGCAACTTATCCATGCGAGAGGTGGTAAGGTAATTGCAATTGGAGATGTAACCGGTTCAATCAGAAACAAGGCAGGGATAGACATACCTGCTCTGATGAAGCACAGGAATGAGGGTGGTCACTTGAAAGACTTTCATGGTGCGGAAGTCATGGATTCCTCAGAGTTGCTGGTGCATGAATGCGATGTTCTCATCCCCTGTGCCTTAGGTGGAGTCCTTAACAG GGAAAATGCACCTGATGTGAAGGCCAAATTTATAATTGAGGCTGCCAATCATCCAACTGATCCAGAAGCTGATGAG ATTCTTACCAAGAAGGGAGTAATTGTTCTACCTGATATCTATGCTAATGCCGGTGGTGTGATCGTTAGCTATTTTGAGTGGGTTCAG AACATTCAAGGCTTCATGTGGGATGAACAGAAGGTGAACATGGAGCTTCACAAGTACATGAACAGCGCTTTTCAGCACATCAAGGCCATGTGCAGATCTCATGACTGCAACCTTAGGATGGGAGCATTCACCTTGGGAGTCAACCGGGTTGCGCGCGCCACCCTCTTGAGGGGCTGGGAGGCATGA